One genomic segment of Pongo pygmaeus isolate AG05252 chromosome 19, NHGRI_mPonPyg2-v2.0_pri, whole genome shotgun sequence includes these proteins:
- the CORO6 gene encoding coronin-6 isoform X5: MPSPWGWFAVTACGAQRNNFEEPVALQEMDTSNGVLLPFYDPDSSIVYLCGKGDSSIRYFEITDEPPFVHYLNTFSSKEPQRGMGFMPKRGLDVSKCEIARFYKLHERKCEPIIMTVPRKSDLFQDDLYPDTPGPEPALEADEWLSGQDAEPVLISLRDGYVPPKHRELRVTKRNILDVRPPSGPRRSQSASDAPLSQHTLETLLEEIKALRERVQAQEQRITALENMLCELVDGTD; encoded by the exons ATGCCGAGTCCCTGGGGGTGGTTTGCTGTGACTGCATGCGGCGCGCAGCGG AACAACTTCGAGGAGCCAGTGGCACTGCAGGAGATGGACACAAGCAACGGGGTCCTATTGCCCTTTTACGATCCCGACTCCAGCATCGTCTACCTGTGTGGCAAG GGCGACAGCAGCATTCGGTACTTTGAGATTACCGACGAGCCGCCTTTCGTGCACTACCTGAACACGTTCAGCAGCAAAGAGCCGCAGCGGGGCATGGGTTTCATGCCCAAAAGGGGACTGGATGTCAGCAAGTGTGAGATCGCCCG GTTCTACAAGTTACACGAAAGAAAGTGTGAACCTATCATCATGACTGTGCCCCGCAAG TCAGACCTGTTCCAGGACGATCTGTACCCGGATACGCCGGGCCCGGAGCCGGCCCTAGAAGCGGACGAATGGCTATCCGGCCAGGACGCCGAACCCGTGCTCATTTCGCTGAGGGACGGCTATGTGCCCCCTAAGCACCGCGAGCTCCGGGTCACGAAGCGCAACATCCTGGACGTGCGCCCGCCCTCCGGCCCCCGCCGCAGCCAGTCGGCCAGCGACGCCCCCTTGTCG CAGCACACCCTGGAGACGCTGCTGGAAGAGATTAAGGCCCTCCGCGAGCGGGTGCAGGCCCAGGAGCAGCGCATCACGGCTCTGGAGAACATGCTGTGCGAGCTGGTGGACGGCACGGACTAG
- the CORO6 gene encoding coronin-6 isoform X1, with protein MSRRVVRQSKFRHVFGQAAKADQAYEDIRVSKVTWDSSFCAVNPKFLAIIVEAGGGGAFIVLPLAKTGRVDKNYPLVTGHTAPVLDIDWCPHNDNVIASASDDTTIMVWQIPDYTPMRNITEPIITLEGHSKRVGILSWHPTARNVLLSAGGDNVIIIWNVGTGEVLLSLDDMHPDVIHSVCWNSNGSLLATTCKDKTLRIIDPRKGQVVAERFAAHEGMRPMRAVFTRQGHIFTTGFTRMSQRELGLWDPNNFEEPVALQEMDTSNGVLLPFYDPDSSIVYLCGKGDSSIRYFEITDEPPFVHYLNTFSSKEPQRGMGFMPKRGLDVSKCEIARFYKLHERKCEPIIMTVPRKSDLFQDDLYPDTPGPEPALEADEWLSGQDAEPVLISLRDGYVPPKHRELRVTKRNILDVRPPSGPRRSQSASDAPLSQQHTLETLLEEIKALRERVQAQEQRITALENMLCELVDGTD; from the exons ATGAGCAGACGTGTGGTTCGGCAAAGCAAGTTCCGCCATGTGTTTGGGCAGGCAGCAAAGGCCGACCAGGCCTACGAGGACATCCGtgtgtccaaggtcacatgggaCAGCTCCTTCTGTGCCGTCAACCCCAAATTCCTGGCCATTATTGTGGAGGCTGGAGGCGGGGGTGCCTTCATCGTCCTGCCTCTGGCCAAG ACAGGGCGAGTGGATAAGAACTACCCACTGGTCACTGGGCACACTGCCCCTGTGCTGGATATTGACTGGTGTCCACACAATGACAACGTTATCGCCAGTGCCTCAGACGACACCACCATCATG GTGTGGCAGATTCCAGACTATACCCCCATGCGCAACATTACGGAACCTATCATCACACTTGAGGGCCACTCCAAGCGTGTGGGCATCCTCTCCTGGCACCCTACTGCCAGGAATGTCCTGCTCAGTGCAG GTGGTGACAATGTGATCATCATCTGGAATGTGGGCACCGGGGAGGTGCTGCTGAGCCTGGATGATATGCACCCAGACGTCATCCACAGCGTGTGCTGGAACAGCAACGGTAGCCTGCTAGCCACCACCTGCAAGGACAAGACCTTGCGCATCATTGACCCCAGAAAAGGCCAAGTGGTGGCG gaGAGGTTTGCGGCCCACGAGGGGATGAGGCCCATGCGGGCCGTCTTCACGCGCCAGGGCCATATCTTCACCACGGGCTTCACCCGCATGAGCCAGCGAGAGCTGGGCCTGTGGGACCCG AACAACTTCGAGGAGCCAGTGGCACTGCAGGAGATGGACACAAGCAACGGGGTCCTATTGCCCTTTTACGATCCCGACTCCAGCATCGTCTACCTGTGTGGCAAG GGCGACAGCAGCATTCGGTACTTTGAGATTACCGACGAGCCGCCTTTCGTGCACTACCTGAACACGTTCAGCAGCAAAGAGCCGCAGCGGGGCATGGGTTTCATGCCCAAAAGGGGACTGGATGTCAGCAAGTGTGAGATCGCCCG GTTCTACAAGTTACACGAAAGAAAGTGTGAACCTATCATCATGACTGTGCCCCGCAAG TCAGACCTGTTCCAGGACGATCTGTACCCGGATACGCCGGGCCCGGAGCCGGCCCTAGAAGCGGACGAATGGCTATCCGGCCAGGACGCCGAACCCGTGCTCATTTCGCTGAGGGACGGCTATGTGCCCCCTAAGCACCGCGAGCTCCGGGTCACGAAGCGCAACATCCTGGACGTGCGCCCGCCCTCCGGCCCCCGCCGCAGCCAGTCGGCCAGCGACGCCCCCTTGTCG CAGCAGCACACCCTGGAGACGCTGCTGGAAGAGATTAAGGCCCTCCGCGAGCGGGTGCAGGCCCAGGAGCAGCGCATCACGGCTCTGGAGAACATGCTGTGCGAGCTGGTGGACGGCACGGACTAG
- the CORO6 gene encoding coronin-6 isoform X4 — protein sequence MSRRVVRQSKFRHVFGQAAKADQAYEDIRVSKVTWDSSFCAVNPKFLAIIVEAGGGGAFIVLPLAKVWQIPDYTPMRNITEPIITLEGHSKRVGILSWHPTARNVLLSAGGDNVIIIWNVGTGEVLLSLDDMHPDVIHSVCWNSNGSLLATTCKDKTLRIIDPRKGQVVAERFAAHEGMRPMRAVFTRQGHIFTTGFTRMSQRELGLWDPNNFEEPVALQEMDTSNGVLLPFYDPDSSIVYLCGKGDSSIRYFEITDEPPFVHYLNTFSSKEPQRGMGFMPKRGLDVSKCEIARFYKLHERKCEPIIMTVPRKSDLFQDDLYPDTPGPEPALEADEWLSGQDAEPVLISLRDGYVPPKHRELRVTKRNILDVRPPSGPRRSQSASDAPLSQHTLETLLEEIKALRERVQAQEQRITALENMLCELVDGTD from the exons ATGAGCAGACGTGTGGTTCGGCAAAGCAAGTTCCGCCATGTGTTTGGGCAGGCAGCAAAGGCCGACCAGGCCTACGAGGACATCCGtgtgtccaaggtcacatgggaCAGCTCCTTCTGTGCCGTCAACCCCAAATTCCTGGCCATTATTGTGGAGGCTGGAGGCGGGGGTGCCTTCATCGTCCTGCCTCTGGCCAAG GTGTGGCAGATTCCAGACTATACCCCCATGCGCAACATTACGGAACCTATCATCACACTTGAGGGCCACTCCAAGCGTGTGGGCATCCTCTCCTGGCACCCTACTGCCAGGAATGTCCTGCTCAGTGCAG GTGGTGACAATGTGATCATCATCTGGAATGTGGGCACCGGGGAGGTGCTGCTGAGCCTGGATGATATGCACCCAGACGTCATCCACAGCGTGTGCTGGAACAGCAACGGTAGCCTGCTAGCCACCACCTGCAAGGACAAGACCTTGCGCATCATTGACCCCAGAAAAGGCCAAGTGGTGGCG gaGAGGTTTGCGGCCCACGAGGGGATGAGGCCCATGCGGGCCGTCTTCACGCGCCAGGGCCATATCTTCACCACGGGCTTCACCCGCATGAGCCAGCGAGAGCTGGGCCTGTGGGACCCG AACAACTTCGAGGAGCCAGTGGCACTGCAGGAGATGGACACAAGCAACGGGGTCCTATTGCCCTTTTACGATCCCGACTCCAGCATCGTCTACCTGTGTGGCAAG GGCGACAGCAGCATTCGGTACTTTGAGATTACCGACGAGCCGCCTTTCGTGCACTACCTGAACACGTTCAGCAGCAAAGAGCCGCAGCGGGGCATGGGTTTCATGCCCAAAAGGGGACTGGATGTCAGCAAGTGTGAGATCGCCCG GTTCTACAAGTTACACGAAAGAAAGTGTGAACCTATCATCATGACTGTGCCCCGCAAG TCAGACCTGTTCCAGGACGATCTGTACCCGGATACGCCGGGCCCGGAGCCGGCCCTAGAAGCGGACGAATGGCTATCCGGCCAGGACGCCGAACCCGTGCTCATTTCGCTGAGGGACGGCTATGTGCCCCCTAAGCACCGCGAGCTCCGGGTCACGAAGCGCAACATCCTGGACGTGCGCCCGCCCTCCGGCCCCCGCCGCAGCCAGTCGGCCAGCGACGCCCCCTTGTCG CAGCACACCCTGGAGACGCTGCTGGAAGAGATTAAGGCCCTCCGCGAGCGGGTGCAGGCCCAGGAGCAGCGCATCACGGCTCTGGAGAACATGCTGTGCGAGCTGGTGGACGGCACGGACTAG
- the CORO6 gene encoding coronin-6 isoform X2: MSRRVVRQSKFRHVFGQAAKADQAYEDIRVSKVTWDSSFCAVNPKFLAIIVEAGGGGAFIVLPLAKTGRVDKNYPLVTGHTAPVLDIDWCPHNDNVIASASDDTTIMVWQIPDYTPMRNITEPIITLEGHSKRVGILSWHPTARNVLLSAGGDNVIIIWNVGTGEVLLSLDDMHPDVIHSVCWNSNGSLLATTCKDKTLRIIDPRKGQVVAERFAAHEGMRPMRAVFTRQGHIFTTGFTRMSQRELGLWDPNNFEEPVALQEMDTSNGVLLPFYDPDSSIVYLCGKGDSSIRYFEITDEPPFVHYLNTFSSKEPQRGMGFMPKRGLDVSKCEIARFYKLHERKCEPIIMTVPRKSDLFQDDLYPDTPGPEPALEADEWLSGQDAEPVLISLRDGYVPPKHRELRVTKRNILDVRPPSGPRRSQSASDAPLSQHTLETLLEEIKALRERVQAQEQRITALENMLCELVDGTD, from the exons ATGAGCAGACGTGTGGTTCGGCAAAGCAAGTTCCGCCATGTGTTTGGGCAGGCAGCAAAGGCCGACCAGGCCTACGAGGACATCCGtgtgtccaaggtcacatgggaCAGCTCCTTCTGTGCCGTCAACCCCAAATTCCTGGCCATTATTGTGGAGGCTGGAGGCGGGGGTGCCTTCATCGTCCTGCCTCTGGCCAAG ACAGGGCGAGTGGATAAGAACTACCCACTGGTCACTGGGCACACTGCCCCTGTGCTGGATATTGACTGGTGTCCACACAATGACAACGTTATCGCCAGTGCCTCAGACGACACCACCATCATG GTGTGGCAGATTCCAGACTATACCCCCATGCGCAACATTACGGAACCTATCATCACACTTGAGGGCCACTCCAAGCGTGTGGGCATCCTCTCCTGGCACCCTACTGCCAGGAATGTCCTGCTCAGTGCAG GTGGTGACAATGTGATCATCATCTGGAATGTGGGCACCGGGGAGGTGCTGCTGAGCCTGGATGATATGCACCCAGACGTCATCCACAGCGTGTGCTGGAACAGCAACGGTAGCCTGCTAGCCACCACCTGCAAGGACAAGACCTTGCGCATCATTGACCCCAGAAAAGGCCAAGTGGTGGCG gaGAGGTTTGCGGCCCACGAGGGGATGAGGCCCATGCGGGCCGTCTTCACGCGCCAGGGCCATATCTTCACCACGGGCTTCACCCGCATGAGCCAGCGAGAGCTGGGCCTGTGGGACCCG AACAACTTCGAGGAGCCAGTGGCACTGCAGGAGATGGACACAAGCAACGGGGTCCTATTGCCCTTTTACGATCCCGACTCCAGCATCGTCTACCTGTGTGGCAAG GGCGACAGCAGCATTCGGTACTTTGAGATTACCGACGAGCCGCCTTTCGTGCACTACCTGAACACGTTCAGCAGCAAAGAGCCGCAGCGGGGCATGGGTTTCATGCCCAAAAGGGGACTGGATGTCAGCAAGTGTGAGATCGCCCG GTTCTACAAGTTACACGAAAGAAAGTGTGAACCTATCATCATGACTGTGCCCCGCAAG TCAGACCTGTTCCAGGACGATCTGTACCCGGATACGCCGGGCCCGGAGCCGGCCCTAGAAGCGGACGAATGGCTATCCGGCCAGGACGCCGAACCCGTGCTCATTTCGCTGAGGGACGGCTATGTGCCCCCTAAGCACCGCGAGCTCCGGGTCACGAAGCGCAACATCCTGGACGTGCGCCCGCCCTCCGGCCCCCGCCGCAGCCAGTCGGCCAGCGACGCCCCCTTGTCG CAGCACACCCTGGAGACGCTGCTGGAAGAGATTAAGGCCCTCCGCGAGCGGGTGCAGGCCCAGGAGCAGCGCATCACGGCTCTGGAGAACATGCTGTGCGAGCTGGTGGACGGCACGGACTAG
- the CORO6 gene encoding coronin-6 isoform X3 yields MSRRVVRQSKFRHVFGQAAKADQAYEDIRVSKVTWDSSFCAVNPKFLAIIVEAGGGGAFIVLPLAKVWQIPDYTPMRNITEPIITLEGHSKRVGILSWHPTARNVLLSAGGDNVIIIWNVGTGEVLLSLDDMHPDVIHSVCWNSNGSLLATTCKDKTLRIIDPRKGQVVAERFAAHEGMRPMRAVFTRQGHIFTTGFTRMSQRELGLWDPNNFEEPVALQEMDTSNGVLLPFYDPDSSIVYLCGKGDSSIRYFEITDEPPFVHYLNTFSSKEPQRGMGFMPKRGLDVSKCEIARFYKLHERKCEPIIMTVPRKSDLFQDDLYPDTPGPEPALEADEWLSGQDAEPVLISLRDGYVPPKHRELRVTKRNILDVRPPSGPRRSQSASDAPLSQQHTLETLLEEIKALRERVQAQEQRITALENMLCELVDGTD; encoded by the exons ATGAGCAGACGTGTGGTTCGGCAAAGCAAGTTCCGCCATGTGTTTGGGCAGGCAGCAAAGGCCGACCAGGCCTACGAGGACATCCGtgtgtccaaggtcacatgggaCAGCTCCTTCTGTGCCGTCAACCCCAAATTCCTGGCCATTATTGTGGAGGCTGGAGGCGGGGGTGCCTTCATCGTCCTGCCTCTGGCCAAG GTGTGGCAGATTCCAGACTATACCCCCATGCGCAACATTACGGAACCTATCATCACACTTGAGGGCCACTCCAAGCGTGTGGGCATCCTCTCCTGGCACCCTACTGCCAGGAATGTCCTGCTCAGTGCAG GTGGTGACAATGTGATCATCATCTGGAATGTGGGCACCGGGGAGGTGCTGCTGAGCCTGGATGATATGCACCCAGACGTCATCCACAGCGTGTGCTGGAACAGCAACGGTAGCCTGCTAGCCACCACCTGCAAGGACAAGACCTTGCGCATCATTGACCCCAGAAAAGGCCAAGTGGTGGCG gaGAGGTTTGCGGCCCACGAGGGGATGAGGCCCATGCGGGCCGTCTTCACGCGCCAGGGCCATATCTTCACCACGGGCTTCACCCGCATGAGCCAGCGAGAGCTGGGCCTGTGGGACCCG AACAACTTCGAGGAGCCAGTGGCACTGCAGGAGATGGACACAAGCAACGGGGTCCTATTGCCCTTTTACGATCCCGACTCCAGCATCGTCTACCTGTGTGGCAAG GGCGACAGCAGCATTCGGTACTTTGAGATTACCGACGAGCCGCCTTTCGTGCACTACCTGAACACGTTCAGCAGCAAAGAGCCGCAGCGGGGCATGGGTTTCATGCCCAAAAGGGGACTGGATGTCAGCAAGTGTGAGATCGCCCG GTTCTACAAGTTACACGAAAGAAAGTGTGAACCTATCATCATGACTGTGCCCCGCAAG TCAGACCTGTTCCAGGACGATCTGTACCCGGATACGCCGGGCCCGGAGCCGGCCCTAGAAGCGGACGAATGGCTATCCGGCCAGGACGCCGAACCCGTGCTCATTTCGCTGAGGGACGGCTATGTGCCCCCTAAGCACCGCGAGCTCCGGGTCACGAAGCGCAACATCCTGGACGTGCGCCCGCCCTCCGGCCCCCGCCGCAGCCAGTCGGCCAGCGACGCCCCCTTGTCG CAGCAGCACACCCTGGAGACGCTGCTGGAAGAGATTAAGGCCCTCCGCGAGCGGGTGCAGGCCCAGGAGCAGCGCATCACGGCTCTGGAGAACATGCTGTGCGAGCTGGTGGACGGCACGGACTAG